The Solanum pennellii chromosome 11, SPENNV200 genome contains a region encoding:
- the LOC107003597 gene encoding uncharacterized protein LOC107003597: protein MDQDIVNAMGFLALTKQRLQNIRDNEFESLMDDVSSFCDKHDIVILEMNASYFPGKSKRKALNVTYSHHLRVEIFYVVIDLHLQELNNRFDAVSTDLLLGMASLNPVNSFGSFYKGNIMRLAEYYMNEFDSNKLRDLSFQLDSFIVYARGSDERFFNLKGISDLAKVLIKSDLHQTWPLVYLLIKLTLILPVATASVERAFSSMKYIKNELRNSIGDEFLNGCLVCYVERKIFANVSNDAIIYRFKHMKSRRAQF from the coding sequence ATGGATCAAGATATTGTCAATGCTATGGGATTTCTTGCTCTTACAAAGCAAAGATTACAAAATATAAGGGATAATGAATTCGAATCATTAATGGATGATGTCTCTTCCTTTTGTGATAAACATGATATAGTCATTCTGGAGATGAATGCTAGCTACTTTCCTGGAAAGTCAAAGCGTAAAGCTCTTAATGTTACATATTCTCATCATTTGCGtgttgaaatattttatgttgttattgatttGCATCTTCAAGAGCTTAATAATCGTTTTGATGCTGTGAGTACTGACTTACTTCTCGGTATGGCTAGTTTGAATCCAGTTAATTCATTCGGTAGTTTTTATAAAGGCAATATAATGAGGTTGGCTGAATATTATATGAATGAGTTTGACAGTAACAAGCTTCGGGATCTCAGTTTTCAGCTTGATAGCTTTATAGTTTATGCTCGTGGTTCTGATGAGAGGTTCTTCAACTTGAAGGGAATTAGTGATCTTGCTAAAGTATTGATCAAGTCAGATCTACATCAAACTTGGCCACTTGTTTATTTACTTATCAAGTTGACTCTCATTCTTCCCGTTGCTACTGCTTCTGTGGAACGAGCTTTCTCATCCATGAAGTACATTAAAAATGAACTCCGTAATAGTATTGGTGATGAATTTTTgaatggttgtttagtttgctATGTAGAGCGTAAGATATTTGCAAATGTAAGTAATGATGCAATTATTTATCgttttaaacatatgaaaagtcgTCGAGCACAATTCTGA
- the LOC114073867 gene encoding zinc finger MYM-type protein 5-like isoform X2 — protein MDKYVTRSKIGYPSSSSTNPSTASTIAFKIQKKIFISDVDLASLEADPGIRKPIAEYNPNIRDDIRRYYILKKPCQPKDHKFPKTKFGKEMRQFFPNWFKDRKWLEYSITKDVAFCLCCYLFKNEYESRGNVVDAAFTKTGFRAWNKATERFRAHIGDVNSIHNKCFNKMLDLMDQSQSIRTSFDKKSKKEKSESQHRLSASVDVTRFLLKLGLSFRGHDESRSSSNRDHSLSPSQIRGQGYDGASNMQGHLNGLKTLILDETPSAYYIHCFAHQLQLTLVALAKKDSNVDDFFFA, from the exons ATGGATAAGTATGTCACAAGATCGAAAATTGGGTATCCAAGTTCTAGCTCTACCAATCCATCTACTGCTTCAACCATagcttttaaaattcaaaagaaaatatttatttcagaTGTTGATTTAGCATCTCTTGAAGCTGATCCGGGAATTAGAAAGCCCATTGCAGagtataatcctaatatacgtGATGATATTAGGAGatattatattcttaaaaagCCTTGCCAACCTAAGGATCATAAATTTCCTAAAACTAAGTTTGGGAAGGAAATGCGGCAATTCTTTCCTAATTGGTTTAAGGATCGTAAGTGGTTGGAGTATAGCATAACAAAAGATGTTGCATTCTGTTTGTGTTGCTACTtgtttaaaaatgaatatgaaagtCGTGGAAATGTGGTTGATGCTGCTTTTACGAAAACCGGCTTTAGAGCTTGGAACAAAGCTACAGAAAGATTTAGAGCTCATATTGGAGATGTAAATAGCATCCACAACAAGTGTTTCAACAAGATGCTTGATTTGATGGATCAATCACAATCAATACGCACTTCATTTGATAAAAAAtccaagaaagaaaaaagtgagTCTCAACATCGCTTGAGTGCTTCAGTTGATGTGACAAGATTTCTCTTGAAATTAGGATTATCATTTCGTGGACATGATGAGAGTCGATCTTCTTCAAATAGAG ATCACTCATTAAGTCCATCCCAAATACGTGGGCAAGGTTATGATGGAGCTAGCAATATGCAAGGACATCTAAATGGTCTTAAAACTTTGATTTTGGATGAGACTCCATCAGCATATTACATTCATTGTTTTGCCCACCAATTGCAGTTAACATTAGTGGCTCTTGCAAAGAAGGATTCAAAtgtagatgattttttttttgcttag
- the LOC107004187 gene encoding LOW QUALITY PROTEIN: gibberellin 20 oxidase 2-like (The sequence of the model RefSeq protein was modified relative to this genomic sequence to represent the inferred CDS: deleted 2 bases in 1 codon), giving the protein MDTFHQQTNTPKEFMYPKEDLIQAQEELSEPIIDLIGDINSVSMLVKTACLNHGFFQVINHGVDSQLINMAHAHVNHFFKLPLEVKLKVQKQHGSLWGYSSAHAERFTSRLPWKETLSFNFHENCGSNKSGIVVDFFESPLGKEFEQMGLVFERYCKKMKRVGLLILEILGISLGVDKCYYKEFFKDTSSIMRCNFHPTCQDPNLVFGTPPHCDPNSLTILHQDQVGGLEVFVDNKWKSVQPRHDALVINIGDTFTALSNGIYKSCLHRAIVKRQVERISLAFFLCPKEDKVIVPPQHLLVSNSRIYPDFTWSDLLYFIQNHYRPDHATLQNFTLWFLSSKKT; this is encoded by the exons ATGGACACTTTTCATCAACAAACCAACACACCTAAAGAATTCATGTATCCCAAAGAAGACTTAATACAAGCACAAGAAGAGCTAAGTGAACCAATAATAGACCTAATTGGAGACATCAATTCTGTGTCCATGCTTGTGAAAACAGCTTGCTTGAACCATGGATTCTTTCAAGTTATAAACCATGGAGTTGATTCTCAATTAATTAACATGGCTCATGCTCATGTCAATCATTTCTTTAAGCTTCCATTAGAAGTAAAACTAAAGGTTCAAAAACAACATGGTAGTTTATGGGGTTATTCAAGTGCCCATGCAGAGAGATTTACTTCAAGATTGCCATGGAAAGAAACATTATCCttcaattttcatgaaaattgtGGCTCTAATAAGAGTGGTATTGTTGTTGATTTCTTTGAATCTCCACTTGGAAAAGAATTTGAACAAATGGG ATTGGTGTTTGAGAGATACTGCAAGAAAATGAAGAGAGTAGGACTTCTAATCTTGGAGATACTTGGTATAAGCCTTGGTGTAGATAAATGTTACTACAAAGAATTTTTCAAAGATACAAGTTCTATAATGAGATGTAATTTCCATCCAACTTGTCAAGATCCTAATTTAGTCTTTGGAACTCCACCTCATTGTGATCCAAATTCATTGACAATTCTTCATCAAGATCAAGTTGGAGGATTGGAAGTCTTTGTTGAT AACAAATGGAAATCAGTCCAACCTAGGCATGATGCACTTGTCATCAATATTGGTGACACTTTTACG GCACTATCAAATGGAATATACAAAAGTTGCTTGCACAGAGCAATTGTAAAGAGACAAGTTGAAAGGATATCTTTGGCTTTTTTCTTGTGTCCAAAGGAAGACAAAGTGATAGTACCCCCACAACATCTTCTTGTCTCCAACTCAAGAATTTATCCTGACTTCACATGGTCTGATTTGCTctattttatacaaaatcaCTATAGACCTGATCATGCTACTCTACAAAACTTCACTCTTTGGTTCCTTTCTTCTAAGAAGACATAG
- the LOC114073867 gene encoding zinc finger MYM-type protein 1-like isoform X1 — MDKYVTRSKIGYPSSSSTNPSTASTIAFKIQKKIFISDVDLASLEADPGIRKPIAEYNPNIRDDIRRYYILKKPCQPKDHKFPKTKFGKEMRQFFPNWFKDRKWLEYSITKDVAFCLCCYLFKNEYESRGNVVDAAFTKTGFRAWNKATERFRAHIGDVNSIHNKCFNKMLDLMDQSQSIRTSFDKKSKKEKSESQHRLSASVDVTRFLLKLGLSFRGHDESRSSSNRGIFLELLQWYGDINKDVGSIILEKAPKNEMMCSPSIQKDIVDSCAKETIKFILEDLDGDYFGILVDESKDISHKEQMALVLRYVNKEGEVIERCVGIVHVSDTSACSLKESIYSFLSDHSLSPSQIRGQGYDGASNMQGHLNGLKTLILDETPSAYYIHCFAHQLQLTLVALAKKDSNVDDFFFA; from the coding sequence ATGGATAAGTATGTCACAAGATCGAAAATTGGGTATCCAAGTTCTAGCTCTACCAATCCATCTACTGCTTCAACCATagcttttaaaattcaaaagaaaatatttatttcagaTGTTGATTTAGCATCTCTTGAAGCTGATCCGGGAATTAGAAAGCCCATTGCAGagtataatcctaatatacgtGATGATATTAGGAGatattatattcttaaaaagCCTTGCCAACCTAAGGATCATAAATTTCCTAAAACTAAGTTTGGGAAGGAAATGCGGCAATTCTTTCCTAATTGGTTTAAGGATCGTAAGTGGTTGGAGTATAGCATAACAAAAGATGTTGCATTCTGTTTGTGTTGCTACTtgtttaaaaatgaatatgaaagtCGTGGAAATGTGGTTGATGCTGCTTTTACGAAAACCGGCTTTAGAGCTTGGAACAAAGCTACAGAAAGATTTAGAGCTCATATTGGAGATGTAAATAGCATCCACAACAAGTGTTTCAACAAGATGCTTGATTTGATGGATCAATCACAATCAATACGCACTTCATTTGATAAAAAAtccaagaaagaaaaaagtgagTCTCAACATCGCTTGAGTGCTTCAGTTGATGTGACAAGATTTCTCTTGAAATTAGGATTATCATTTCGTGGACATGATGAGAGTCGATCTTCTTCAAATAGAGGtatttttcttgaacttttgcAATGGTATGGAGATATTAATAAAGATGTTGGAAgcattattttagaaaaagctccaaaaaatgaaatgatgtgtTCTCCAAGTATTCAAAAGGATATTGTTGATTCTTGTGCTAAGGAAACAATCAAAtttattcttgaagatttaGATGGGGATTATTTTGGGATATTAGTCGATGAATCAAAAGATATATCACACAAGGAGCAAATGGCACTTGTTTTGAGATATGTTAACAAAGAAGGAGAAGTGATAGAACGATGTGTTGGTATTGTTCATGTTAGTGATACATCTGCTTGTTCATTAAAGGAATCAATCTACTCTTTTCTTTCAGATCACTCATTAAGTCCATCCCAAATACGTGGGCAAGGTTATGATGGAGCTAGCAATATGCAAGGACATCTAAATGGTCTTAAAACTTTGATTTTGGATGAGACTCCATCAGCATATTACATTCATTGTTTTGCCCACCAATTGCAGTTAACATTAGTGGCTCTTGCAAAGAAGGATTCAAAtgtagatgattttttttttgcttag